One part of the Girardinichthys multiradiatus isolate DD_20200921_A chromosome 10, DD_fGirMul_XY1, whole genome shotgun sequence genome encodes these proteins:
- the pagr1 gene encoding PAXIP1-associated glutamate-rich protein 1 codes for MQAVAADSALREGIEAMGVTDSEKPAAGQEEESTAEHKDTEMTAATEEEDSAAKEEADGNIDAAEGETQKGESQAETGGDAEEGKQAAVADDDWELPYSDEEMEDPKKWMPAPAEIKRLYEVLAKGEMLELNFVPLPRRPPTPERTPSPERNDEEEAAKERERLERERKPPTPTEFDFDEEQMQSTPKNAFLNRRRTPGSSARSSVKREARLDKVLSDMKRHRKIEEHILRTGRDLFKSEKKPEKALSPNSQKEREKERERDSNPNTIFSPRQRRY; via the exons ATGCAGGCTGTAGCCGCTGACTCTGCCCTTAGAGAGGGCATTGAGGCCATGGGCGTGACGgactcagagaaacctgctgcAGGCCAAGAGGAGGAGAGCACAGCGGAGCACAAGGACACAGAGATGACAGCTGCCACAGAGGAGGAAGACTCTGCTGCAAAGGAGGAAGCAG ATGGGAACATAGATGCAGCTGAAGGAGAGACGCAGAAAGGTGAAAGTCAAGCTGAGACCGGAGGGGACGCTGAGGAGGGGAAGCAGGCTGCGGTGGCGGACGACGATTGGGAACTTCCGTACAGCGATGAGGAAATGGAGGACCCCAAAAAGTGGATGCCCGCTCCGGCTGAGATCAAAAGACTCTATGAGGTTCTTGCTAAAGGGGAGATGCTGGAGCTGAACTTTGTGCCCCTCCCCAGAAGGCCCCCAACACCTGAACGCACCCCTTCGCCTGAGAGGAACGACGAGGAAGAAGCGGCAAAGGAAAGGGAGAGGCTGGAGAGGGAACGGAA gccTCCAACTCCAACTGAATTCGACTTTGATGAGGAACAAATGCAAAGCACACCGAAAAACGCCTTCCTGAACAGACGCAGAACACCAG GGTCTTCTGCACGCTCCTCCGTTAAGCGAGAAGCTCGCCTGGACAAGGTCCTGTCGGACATGAAGCGCCACCGGAAAATCGAGGAGCACATTTTGCGCACGGGGCGGGACCTCTTCAAGAGCGAGAAGAAGCCGGAGAAGGCCCTTTCCCCGAACAGCCAGAAGGAGCGAGAGAAGGAGAGGGAAAGAGACAGCAACCCCAACACCATCTTCTCCCCGAGACAGAGGAGATACTGA